A stretch of Fusobacterium periodonticum ATCC 33693 DNA encodes these proteins:
- the ybeY gene encoding rRNA maturation RNase YbeY, which translates to MELVLDFSCELENEKYSEFIDKLYEDSYLENYIKKVLEIEEVESERPLYLSVLLTDNKNIQVINREYRDKDAPTDVISFAYHETDDFNIGPYDTLGDIIISLERVEEQSSEYNHSFKREFYYVLTHGILHILGYDHIEEDDKKVMREREEAILSSFGYTRDN; encoded by the coding sequence ATGGAATTAGTTTTAGATTTTAGTTGTGAATTAGAGAATGAAAAATATAGTGAGTTCATAGATAAGTTATATGAAGATTCTTATCTTGAAAATTATATAAAAAAAGTTTTAGAAATAGAGGAAGTTGAATCTGAAAGACCTCTTTATCTTTCAGTTTTACTTACTGATAATAAAAATATACAAGTTATCAATCGTGAATATAGAGATAAAGATGCTCCAACAGATGTTATATCTTTTGCATATCATGAAACAGATGACTTTAATATAGGACCTTATGATACTCTTGGAGATATTATTATCTCTTTAGAAAGAGTTGAAGAACAATCAAGTGAATATAATCATTCATTTAAAAGAGAGTTCTACTATGTTTTAACACATGGAATTTTACATATCTTAGGATATGACCATATTGAAGAAGATGATAAGAAAGTTATGAGAGAAAGAGAAGAAGCAATATTATCATCTTTTGGTTATACTAGAGATAATTAA
- a CDS encoding amino acid ABC transporter ATP-binding protein: MKQLDKVVLSAKDVVKNYGELEVLKGINLDIHQGEVVVIIGASGCGKSTFLRCLNGLEDIQAGDIVLDNEIKFSDTKNNMTKIRQKIGMVFQSYELFPHLTILDNILLAPLKVQKRNKAEVKEQALKLLERVNLLDKQNSYPRQLSGGQKQRVAIVRALCMNPEIMLFDEVTAALDPEMVREVLDVMLELAREGMTMVIVTHEMQFARAVADRVIFMDNGNIAEQGEAEEFFSNPKTERAQKFLNTFTFKK; this comes from the coding sequence ATGAAACAATTAGATAAAGTTGTTCTCTCAGCAAAAGATGTAGTAAAAAATTATGGGGAACTTGAAGTTTTAAAAGGAATAAATTTAGATATACATCAAGGAGAAGTTGTAGTAATAATTGGAGCTTCTGGTTGTGGAAAGAGTACATTTCTAAGATGTTTAAATGGACTGGAAGATATACAAGCTGGTGATATAGTTTTAGATAATGAAATTAAATTTTCAGATACAAAAAATAATATGACAAAAATTAGACAAAAAATTGGAATGGTATTTCAAAGTTATGAACTATTCCCACACTTAACAATATTGGATAATATTTTGTTAGCACCATTAAAAGTGCAAAAAAGAAATAAAGCAGAAGTTAAAGAACAGGCATTGAAATTACTTGAAAGAGTTAATTTATTAGATAAACAAAATTCTTATCCAAGACAATTATCAGGTGGTCAAAAACAAAGAGTCGCAATAGTTAGAGCCCTATGTATGAACCCTGAGATAATGCTATTTGATGAAGTTACTGCTGCACTAGATCCTGAAATGGTAAGAGAAGTTTTAGATGTTATGCTTGAACTTGCTAGAGAAGGAATGACCATGGTAATAGTAACACATGAAATGCAATTTGCAAGAGCTGTTGCAGATAGAGTTATATTTATGGATAATGGAAATATAGCAGAACAAGGAGAGGCAGAAGAATTTTTCTCTAATCCAAAAACAGAAAGAGCACAAAAATTTTTAAATACATTTACATTTAAAAAATAA
- a CDS encoding DUF2207 domain-containing protein has translation MRKNILRIFLFFLISIVSFAANYRIEKLDIEANLQKDGSMIVSEAVTYDIDEINGVYFDIDAKGFGELEDLQVFEDDPNTSSFKEVDTSNYEVSVSDELYRVKLYSKNQNNIRTFKFVYKLPEAIKVYDDVAQFNRKMVGQEWQQGINYITAKVIIPVSASYDNSNILVFGHGLLTGEVDKEGNTVVYKLDDYYPGDFLEAHILMEPEIFSEYNKSKIVHKDMKQELLDMEAKLADEANAERDKAIRKQEMINKVFEKPGLIFGVLSSIWGVLMFYIHGIYRRRNRVKNSVGKYLRELPDDSSPALVGSFMTDSISGNEILATIVDLIRRKILRLETSEEKSIITLVGNTEKLSAQERVIVDIYINDFGDGKSLDLKSFGFFQKVPMSTARKFEKWKTIIQSEMNRKDLVFEGFKGMRKNLFYKSLCGIILGIKFFGNILEKAMESKMFLIIIIMGVILLISLTKARYPRKELAEAKDKWQAFKNFLSDYSQLEEAKITLVHLWEQYFVYAVALGVSKKVIKAYKKALDMGVIDQGVNKFRTSPIFNPMFSRSFSNLNGMVSRTNSMASSGIASSRRSSSSGGGGGFGSGSSGGGGSRGGGGGF, from the coding sequence ATGAGAAAGAATATATTAAGAATTTTTCTATTTTTTCTTATCTCTATTGTGAGTTTTGCAGCAAACTATAGAATTGAAAAGCTAGATATAGAAGCCAATTTACAAAAAGATGGTTCTATGATAGTAAGCGAAGCTGTAACTTATGATATAGACGAGATAAATGGAGTATATTTTGATATTGATGCTAAGGGCTTTGGTGAACTAGAAGATCTACAAGTCTTTGAAGATGATCCAAATACTAGTAGCTTTAAAGAAGTAGATACATCTAATTATGAAGTTTCAGTAAGTGATGAGTTATATAGAGTAAAACTTTACTCTAAAAATCAAAATAATATAAGAACATTCAAGTTTGTATATAAGTTACCAGAAGCTATAAAAGTCTATGATGATGTAGCTCAATTCAATAGAAAGATGGTTGGACAAGAATGGCAACAAGGAATAAATTACATCACAGCTAAAGTGATAATTCCAGTGTCAGCAAGCTATGATAATTCAAATATTTTAGTATTTGGACATGGACTACTTACAGGTGAAGTGGATAAAGAAGGAAATACAGTAGTCTATAAATTAGATGATTACTATCCAGGAGATTTTTTAGAAGCACATATTTTAATGGAACCTGAAATATTTTCTGAATATAATAAATCAAAGATAGTTCATAAAGATATGAAACAAGAGCTTTTAGATATGGAAGCAAAATTAGCAGATGAAGCTAATGCAGAAAGAGATAAAGCTATCAGAAAACAAGAAATGATTAATAAAGTATTTGAAAAACCAGGTTTAATATTTGGTGTATTAAGCTCAATATGGGGAGTATTGATGTTCTATATTCATGGAATTTACAGAAGAAGGAATAGGGTAAAAAATAGTGTTGGAAAATATTTAAGAGAATTACCTGATGATTCTTCACCAGCTCTTGTTGGAAGTTTTATGACAGACAGTATCAGTGGTAATGAAATACTTGCAACTATTGTAGATTTAATTAGAAGAAAGATTTTAAGGCTTGAAACTTCAGAAGAAAAGTCTATAATAACATTGGTAGGAAACACAGAAAAATTATCAGCACAAGAAAGAGTTATAGTAGATATCTATATAAATGATTTTGGAGATGGAAAATCATTAGATTTAAAGAGTTTTGGATTCTTTCAAAAAGTACCTATGTCAACTGCTAGAAAATTTGAAAAATGGAAAACGATAATACAATCTGAAATGAATAGAAAAGATTTAGTTTTTGAAGGTTTTAAAGGTATGAGAAAAAACTTATTTTACAAATCTTTATGTGGGATCATTTTAGGAATAAAGTTTTTTGGAAATATTTTAGAAAAGGCTATGGAAAGTAAAATGTTTCTAATAATAATTATTATGGGGGTTATTTTACTTATTTCACTAACTAAAGCAAGATACCCTAGAAAAGAATTGGCTGAAGCCAAAGATAAATGGCAAGCATTTAAAAATTTTCTATCAGATTATTCACAATTAGAGGAAGCAAAGATAACATTGGTTCATCTATGGGAACAATATTTTGTCTATGCTGTAGCTTTAGGTGTATCTAAAAAAGTTATAAAAGCATATAAGAAGGCATTAGATATGGGAGTTATTGATCAAGGAGTGAATAAATTTAGAACTTCACCTATATTTAATCCTATGTTTAGTCGTTCATTTAGCAATTTAAATGGTATGGTTAGTAGAACAAATTCAATGGCAAGTTCTGGTATCGCATCAAGTAGAAGATCTAGCTCATCAGGTGGAGGAGGAGGATTTGGCTCTGGTTCATCTGGTGGAGGAGGCTCTCGTGGTGGAGGCGGAGGCTTCTAA
- a CDS encoding alpha/beta hydrolase family protein — translation MENLHLKSFLEYKFLSNLDFNPEGNNLAFSLSESDYEKNSYKHYIYSLDMKTKEVKKLTHFGKEKNSLWLNNNIILFSSDRDTDIEEKKKVGETWTVFYALDIKNGGEAYEYMRLPLDVSSIKIVDENNFILLADYDNNSYNLNDLKGEEREKAIKEIEENKDYEVLDEIPFWSNGHGFRNKKRDRLYHYDKLNNKVTPISDEYTNVELVNVKDNKVIFAGRTFTDKQGLTSGLYVYNVKSKNLEVIIDKDLYDISYANFIEDKIICALSDMKAYGVNENHKIYLIDKNKNISLLNDNDTWLSCTVGSDCRLGGGKSFKVIGSKLYFLATIAERVYLKSIDIDGKIEILSDKDGTIDFFDIANEEIYYVGMRDYTLQEIYKLENNKSTKLTSFNEEINKKYKISKPEVFDFTTNGATTKGFVIYPVDYDKNKTYPAILDIHGGPKTVYGNVFYNEMQVWANMGYFVFFTNPHGSDGYGNEFADIRGKYGTVDYEDLMNFTDYVLEKYPIDKSKVGVTGGSYGGYMTNWIIGHTDRFRCAVSQRSISNWISKFGTTDIGYYFNADQNQATPWINHDKLWWHSPLKYADKAKTPTLFIHSEQDYRCWLAEGIQMFTALKYHGVEARLCMFRGENHELSRSGKPKHRLRRLTEITSWFEKYLK, via the coding sequence ATGGAAAATTTACATTTAAAAAGTTTTCTAGAGTACAAATTTTTATCTAACTTAGATTTTAATCCTGAAGGTAATAACTTAGCTTTCAGTCTTAGTGAAAGTGATTATGAAAAGAATTCATATAAACACTATATCTATAGTTTAGATATGAAAACGAAAGAAGTAAAAAAACTTACTCATTTTGGAAAGGAAAAAAATTCTCTTTGGCTAAATAATAATATTATTTTATTCTCAAGTGATAGAGATACTGATATTGAAGAAAAGAAAAAAGTAGGAGAAACTTGGACAGTATTTTATGCACTTGATATAAAAAATGGTGGAGAAGCTTATGAATATATGAGATTGCCACTTGATGTTTCAAGTATAAAAATAGTTGATGAAAATAATTTTATCTTACTTGCTGATTATGATAATAATTCATATAATCTAAATGATTTAAAAGGTGAAGAAAGAGAAAAAGCAATAAAAGAAATTGAAGAAAATAAAGATTATGAAGTTTTAGATGAAATACCTTTCTGGAGTAATGGACATGGCTTCAGAAATAAAAAGAGAGATAGACTATATCACTATGATAAATTAAATAATAAAGTAACTCCAATTTCTGATGAGTACACAAATGTTGAACTTGTTAATGTTAAAGATAATAAGGTTATTTTTGCAGGTAGAACTTTTACTGATAAACAAGGATTGACATCTGGACTTTATGTTTACAATGTAAAATCTAAAAACTTAGAAGTAATTATAGATAAAGATCTTTATGATATCAGCTATGCAAACTTTATAGAAGATAAAATTATCTGTGCCTTAAGTGATATGAAGGCATATGGAGTAAATGAAAACCATAAAATATATTTAATAGATAAAAATAAGAATATCAGTCTTTTAAATGACAATGACACTTGGCTTTCTTGCACTGTTGGAAGCGATTGTAGACTAGGTGGAGGAAAATCATTTAAAGTTATAGGGAGCAAACTATATTTCCTAGCAACAATAGCTGAAAGAGTGTATTTAAAATCTATAGATATAGATGGAAAAATAGAAATTTTATCAGATAAAGATGGAACTATAGATTTCTTTGATATAGCTAATGAAGAAATATATTATGTTGGAATGAGAGACTATACTCTACAAGAAATTTATAAATTAGAAAATAATAAATCTACAAAATTAACTTCTTTCAATGAAGAAATAAATAAAAAATATAAAATATCTAAACCAGAAGTTTTTGATTTTACTACAAATGGAGCTACAACAAAAGGTTTTGTAATCTACCCTGTAGACTATGATAAAAATAAAACTTATCCTGCAATTTTGGATATACATGGTGGACCTAAAACAGTTTATGGAAATGTTTTCTATAATGAAATGCAAGTTTGGGCTAATATGGGTTACTTCGTGTTCTTCACTAATCCACATGGAAGTGATGGATATGGAAATGAATTTGCAGATATAAGAGGGAAATATGGAACAGTTGACTATGAAGATTTAATGAACTTCACTGACTATGTTCTAGAAAAATATCCTATAGATAAATCAAAAGTTGGAGTAACAGGTGGTTCATATGGTGGATATATGACTAACTGGATAATTGGACATACAGATAGATTCCGTTGTGCAGTTTCTCAAAGAAGTATATCTAACTGGATTTCAAAATTTGGTACAACAGACATTGGATACTATTTTAATGCTGACCAAAACCAAGCTACACCTTGGATAAATCATGATAAGTTATGGTGGCATTCTCCACTTAAATATGCAGATAAGGCTAAGACCCCAACTCTATTTATACATTCTGAACAAGACTATAGATGTTGGTTAGCAGAAGGTATACAAATGTTTACAGCTTTAAAATACCATGGAGTAGAAGCTAGACTTTGTATGTTTAGAGGGGAAAATCACGAATTATCAAGAAGTGGAAAACCTAAACATAGATTGAGAAGATTAACAGAAATAACAAGTTGGTTTGAAAAATACTTAAAGTAA
- a CDS encoding amino acid ABC transporter permease, which yields MDWEFIAKYTPEFIHAGILTLKIGGIGIMLSIVVGILGSWVLYENFKFFKQIIIGYVELSRNTPLLVQLFFLYYGLPKIGIKFSPELCGIIGLTFLGGSYMIETFRSALETIDKIQKESALSLGMTKWQTMRYVILPQSFVISLPGLTANIIFMLKETSVFSAISLIDMMFVTKDLIGLYYKTEESLFMLVVGYLIILLPLSLFGVWLERKLKYVGYSN from the coding sequence ATGGATTGGGAATTTATAGCAAAATATACACCTGAATTTATACATGCAGGAATACTCACATTAAAAATAGGTGGTATAGGAATAATGCTTTCAATTGTTGTTGGAATTTTAGGAAGTTGGGTTTTATATGAAAACTTTAAATTCTTTAAACAAATTATAATTGGATATGTAGAACTAAGTAGAAATACTCCACTTTTAGTTCAATTGTTCTTTCTGTATTATGGACTACCAAAAATTGGTATAAAATTTAGTCCAGAGCTTTGTGGAATAATTGGATTAACATTTTTAGGTGGAAGTTATATGATAGAAACTTTTCGTAGTGCCTTAGAAACAATAGACAAGATACAAAAAGAATCAGCTTTAAGTTTAGGAATGACAAAGTGGCAAACAATGAGATATGTTATTTTACCTCAATCATTTGTTATAAGTTTACCTGGTCTTACTGCAAACATAATATTTATGTTAAAAGAAACATCAGTTTTTAGTGCTATATCTTTAATAGATATGATGTTTGTCACAAAAGATTTAATAGGACTTTACTATAAAACAGAAGAATCTTTATTTATGCTTGTAGTAGGTTATTTAATAATATTGTTACCTCTATCATTATTTGGAGTATGGCTAGAAAGGAAGTTGAAATATGTTGGCTACAGTAATTGA
- a CDS encoding LemA family protein produces the protein MIVLGIVLAVIVVLALLAISYKNKFVVLDNRVKNAWSQIDVQMQNRFSLVPNLVETVKGYAKHERETFEGIANAKSKYMSANTAAEKMEANNQLSGFLGRLFAISEAYPELKANTGFENLQAQLVEVENKIRFARQFYNDTVTEYNQTIQMFPGSLFAGFFNYHNAELFKANDMAREEVQVKF, from the coding sequence ATGATAGTATTAGGAATAGTATTGGCAGTAATTGTAGTTTTAGCTCTATTAGCTATAAGCTATAAAAACAAGTTTGTTGTTTTGGATAATAGAGTGAAAAATGCTTGGAGTCAAATTGATGTACAAATGCAAAATAGATTCAGTCTTGTTCCAAACTTAGTTGAGACAGTAAAAGGTTATGCTAAACATGAAAGAGAGACTTTTGAAGGAATAGCAAATGCGAAGTCAAAATATATGTCAGCAAATACAGCAGCTGAAAAAATGGAAGCTAACAATCAATTAAGTGGCTTTTTAGGAAGACTTTTTGCTATATCAGAAGCATATCCTGAATTAAAAGCAAATACAGGTTTTGAAAATTTACAAGCTCAGCTTGTGGAAGTTGAAAACAAAATTAGATTTGCTAGACAATTTTACAATGATACAGTAACTGAGTATAATCAAACTATACAAATGTTCCCTGGAAGTTTATTTGCTGGATTCTTTAACTATCATAATGCAGAATTATTTAAAGCAAATGATATGGCAAGAGAAGAAGTACAAGTTAAATTTTAA
- a CDS encoding DUF2207 domain-containing protein, producing MKKNILRIFLFFLISILSFAASFRIEKLDVEANLQKDGSMLVSEAVTYDIDEINGVYFDIDAKGYGGITSLQVFEDEGHYEDNVISYREVDPVNYEVTENDGVYRIKLYSRNYNNVRTFKFVYTLSEAIRVYDDVAQLNRKMVGKDWQQGISTVRVNIEIPVSTSYDNSNILVFGHGPLTGEVDKEENTVFYKLDDYYPGDFLEAHILMEPEIFSEYDKSKIIHKDMKQELLDMEARLADEANAERENALRREQKLQKISSNAKPIMGGIASIWAVLMYYIHVIFKRKNKVKDDIKYLRDLPDDSSPALVGGVITKSVNDNEILATIVDLIRRKVLTLDTSDTKTIITLTGSTEKLSAQENTIIDIYINDFGDGKSLDLKSFGFFSKVPMSTAKKFERWSNYIISEMNRKGLVYQHMGCGAIFIFVLISIVIAFGSIIQAILTENPIFMLGMPLGAILFISTVAAESPSKKLAETKSKWQALKNFLSDYSQLEEAKITSIHLWEQYFVYAIALGVSDKVVKAYKKALDMGIITETDGMSNLAYSPIFNSNFSRSFSNLNGMVSKTNSRANSTIASTRRSSSSGGGGGFSSGSSGGGGSRGGGGGF from the coding sequence ATGAAAAAGAATATATTAAGAATTTTTCTATTTTTTCTTATCTCTATCTTGAGTTTTGCAGCAAGTTTTAGAATTGAAAAACTAGATGTAGAAGCTAATTTACAAAAAGATGGTTCAATGCTTGTCAGCGAAGCTGTAACTTATGATATTGATGAAATAAATGGTGTATACTTTGATATTGATGCCAAAGGCTATGGTGGAATAACCTCCTTACAAGTTTTTGAAGATGAAGGGCACTATGAAGATAATGTCATTTCTTATAGGGAGGTTGACCCTGTAAATTATGAAGTAACAGAGAATGATGGAGTATATAGAATAAAACTTTATTCAAGAAATTACAATAATGTAAGAACATTTAAGTTTGTCTATACATTGTCAGAAGCTATAAGAGTTTACGATGATGTAGCTCAATTAAATAGAAAAATGGTAGGGAAAGATTGGCAACAAGGAATATCAACTGTTAGAGTGAATATTGAAATTCCTGTATCAACAAGTTATGATAATTCAAACATCTTAGTATTTGGACATGGTCCACTTACTGGAGAAGTAGATAAAGAAGAAAATACTGTATTTTATAAATTAGATGATTACTATCCAGGAGATTTTTTAGAAGCACATATTTTAATGGAACCTGAAATATTTTCTGAATATGATAAGTCAAAGATAATTCATAAAGATATGAAACAGGAACTTTTAGATATGGAAGCAAGATTAGCTGATGAAGCCAATGCTGAAAGAGAAAATGCTTTGAGAAGAGAACAAAAACTTCAAAAGATTTCTAGTAATGCAAAACCAATTATGGGTGGGATAGCTTCAATATGGGCAGTCTTAATGTACTATATACATGTAATATTTAAAAGAAAAAATAAAGTTAAAGATGATATAAAATATTTAAGAGACTTACCTGATGATTCTTCTCCAGCTCTTGTTGGTGGAGTAATCACAAAAAGTGTCAATGATAATGAAATACTTGCAACAATTGTTGATTTGATTAGAAGAAAAGTTTTAACACTTGATACTTCTGATACAAAGACTATTATAACTTTAACAGGGAGTACAGAAAAATTATCTGCACAAGAAAATACTATAATAGATATTTATATAAATGATTTTGGAGATGGAAAGTCATTAGATTTAAAAAGTTTTGGATTTTTCAGTAAAGTCCCTATGTCAACTGCTAAAAAATTTGAAAGATGGAGTAATTATATTATCAGTGAAATGAATAGAAAAGGTTTAGTTTATCAACATATGGGTTGTGGAGCTATATTTATTTTTGTACTAATATCTATTGTTATTGCTTTTGGTAGTATAATTCAAGCAATTTTAACTGAAAATCCAATATTTATGCTTGGTATGCCATTAGGAGCTATTCTCTTTATTTCAACAGTAGCAGCAGAATCTCCAAGTAAAAAATTAGCTGAAACTAAAAGTAAATGGCAAGCATTGAAAAACTTTTTATCAGATTATTCTCAACTAGAAGAAGCTAAAATTACTTCTATACATCTTTGGGAACAATATTTTGTTTATGCAATAGCATTAGGTGTATCTGACAAGGTTGTAAAAGCATATAAAAAAGCATTGGATATGGGAATTATAACAGAAACTGATGGAATGAGTAATTTAGCTTATTCGCCAATATTTAATAGTAATTTTAGTCGTTCATTTAGTAACTTAAATGGAATGGTTAGTAAAACTAATTCAAGAGCAAATTCAACAATCGCTTCAACTAGAAGGTCTAGTTCATCTGGTGGAGGTGGAGGATTTAGCTCTGGTTCATCTGGTGGAGGAGGCTCTCGTGGTGGAGGAGGAGGTTTCTAA
- a CDS encoding amino acid ABC transporter permease, with protein MLATVIDLLSKGTNLERLLYGLWITIKLSLISAILSVIFGILFGLFMVIKNPLTRIVSQVYLQIIRIMPPLVLLFIAYFGVTRMYGLHISPEASAIIVFTIWGTAEMGDLVRGAIESIPKIQIESATALALDKKQIYLYVIIPQIIRRLIPLSVNLITRMIKTTSLVVLIGIVEVLKVGQQIIDTNRFQYPNGAIWIYGVIFLLYFLSCWPLSMLAKFLEKRWSKI; from the coding sequence ATGTTGGCTACAGTAATTGATTTATTATCAAAAGGAACAAATTTAGAAAGACTTCTTTATGGTTTATGGATAACAATAAAATTAAGTTTAATTTCTGCAATTTTATCAGTAATTTTTGGAATACTTTTTGGGCTTTTTATGGTTATAAAGAATCCTTTAACAAGGATAGTCTCTCAAGTTTACCTCCAAATAATCAGAATAATGCCTCCACTAGTATTATTATTTATAGCATATTTTGGAGTAACCAGAATGTATGGACTCCATATCTCTCCTGAAGCAAGTGCAATAATAGTATTTACTATATGGGGAACAGCTGAAATGGGAGACTTAGTCAGAGGAGCAATTGAGAGTATTCCAAAGATTCAAATAGAAAGTGCAACAGCACTAGCCTTAGATAAAAAACAAATTTATCTATATGTAATTATTCCTCAGATTATAAGAAGACTTATACCTTTATCAGTAAACTTGATAACAAGAATGATAAAAACTACAAGTTTAGTTGTATTAATAGGAATAGTTGAAGTTTTAAAAGTTGGACAACAAATAATAGACACAAATAGATTTCAATATCCTAATGGAGCTATATGGATATATGGAGTAATCTTCTTACTATATTTCTTGTCTTGTTGGCCATTATCTATGTTAGCAAAATTTTTAGAAAAGAGATGGAGTAAAATATGA
- a CDS encoding transporter substrate-binding domain-containing protein yields MKIWKKILKLATVGVAVFILAACGNKTEEKTEAQAPAQEASVAKARTVQEIKDSGVIRIGVFTDKAPFGYIDENGKNQGYDVYFTDRLAKDLGVNVEYISLDPASRVEYAETGKADIVAANFTVTPERAEKVDFSLPYMKVSLGVVSPDGAVIKSVEELKDKTLIVSKGTTAEYYFSKNHPEVKLQKYDSYADAYNALLDGRGDAFSTDNTEVLAWAKSNPGFTVGIESLGDVDTIAVAVQKGNTDLLDWINNEIKELGKENFFHEAYKATLEPIYGDSADPDSIVVEGGEVK; encoded by the coding sequence ATGAAAATTTGGAAAAAGATTTTAAAATTAGCAACAGTGGGAGTGGCAGTGTTTATTTTAGCTGCTTGTGGAAATAAAACTGAAGAAAAAACAGAAGCACAAGCACCTGCACAAGAAGCAAGTGTTGCAAAGGCAAGAACAGTACAAGAAATAAAAGATAGTGGTGTTATTAGAATAGGAGTATTTACAGATAAAGCACCTTTTGGTTATATTGATGAAAATGGTAAAAATCAAGGTTATGATGTTTATTTCACAGATCGTTTAGCAAAAGATTTAGGAGTAAATGTTGAATACATTTCTCTTGACCCTGCAAGTCGTGTTGAATATGCAGAAACAGGGAAGGCAGATATAGTTGCTGCAAACTTTACTGTTACACCTGAAAGAGCAGAAAAAGTTGATTTCAGTTTGCCATATATGAAAGTATCTTTAGGTGTTGTTTCTCCAGATGGAGCTGTTATTAAGTCTGTTGAAGAATTAAAAGATAAAACTTTAATTGTAAGTAAGGGAACTACTGCTGAATACTACTTCTCAAAGAACCACCCAGAAGTAAAGCTACAAAAATATGATTCTTATGCAGATGCTTATAATGCTTTACTTGATGGTAGAGGAGATGCGTTCTCAACTGATAATACTGAAGTTTTAGCTTGGGCTAAATCAAATCCAGGATTTACTGTTGGAATTGAGTCTTTAGGTGATGTTGATACTATAGCTGTTGCAGTTCAAAAAGGAAATACTGACCTATTAGATTGGATAAACAATGAAATTAAAGAATTAGGAAAAGAAAATTTCTTCCATGAAGCATATAAGGCTACTCTTGAACCTATCTATGGAGATTCCGCTGATCCTGATTCAATAGTTGTTGAAGGTGGAGAAGTTAAATAA